From Nonomuraea helvata, a single genomic window includes:
- a CDS encoding NAD(P)-dependent oxidoreductase, which translates to MILITGGLGFIGTHTTRTLLDLGESCLLVQRRPAVVPERFAGEAVVVEQADLTDESALLELGKRHEITGIVHLAGSMPWPPGAYEPLEGADKALRSLLNVFRAAGEWQVARVGVASTIGVYGGVTGQVAGEGALKEDVPLPMTAGHPIPAFKKIGELLGDHLAGTMGLDVVNYRIGAIWGPLGHAASPFFPAPQLVHAAARGTEPDLSTLRGGGRLGDGIDLCYAEDCGRAIALLQVAGRLGHRTYNVASGRLTTNEEVVAAIRKLVPDARADLPEGRDPAPAFWLDTTRLREDTGFEPAYDTERAVAGYLAWLRAGNER; encoded by the coding sequence ATGATTCTGATCACCGGCGGGCTGGGCTTCATCGGCACGCACACCACCCGGACCCTGCTCGACCTGGGCGAGTCCTGTCTGCTCGTCCAGCGCAGGCCCGCCGTGGTGCCGGAGAGGTTCGCCGGCGAGGCCGTCGTCGTCGAGCAGGCCGACCTCACCGACGAGTCGGCGCTGCTGGAGCTCGGCAAGCGCCACGAGATCACCGGCATCGTGCACCTCGCCGGCTCCATGCCCTGGCCGCCCGGCGCGTACGAGCCGCTGGAAGGCGCGGACAAGGCCCTGCGTAGTCTCCTGAACGTGTTCCGGGCCGCGGGCGAGTGGCAGGTGGCGCGGGTCGGCGTGGCCAGCACGATCGGCGTGTACGGCGGCGTCACCGGCCAGGTCGCCGGTGAGGGCGCGCTCAAGGAGGACGTGCCGCTGCCGATGACGGCCGGCCACCCGATCCCGGCGTTCAAGAAGATCGGCGAGCTCCTCGGCGACCACCTCGCCGGAACCATGGGCCTCGACGTGGTCAACTACCGCATCGGCGCCATCTGGGGCCCGCTCGGCCATGCCGCGTCGCCGTTCTTCCCCGCGCCCCAGCTCGTGCACGCCGCCGCCCGCGGCACCGAGCCCGACCTGTCCACGCTGCGCGGCGGCGGGCGCCTGGGCGACGGCATCGACCTGTGCTACGCCGAGGACTGCGGCCGCGCGATCGCGCTGCTCCAGGTCGCCGGCCGGCTGGGGCACCGCACGTACAACGTGGCCTCCGGGAGGCTGACGACCAACGAGGAGGTCGTCGCCGCGATCAGGAAGCTGGTCCCCGACGCCCGCGCCGACCTCCCCGAGGGGCGCGACCCCGCGCCCGCCTTCTGGCTGGACACCACCCGGCTGCGCGAGGACACGGGGTTCGAGCCCGCGTACGACACCGAGCGGGCGGTCGCCGGCTACCTCGCGTGGCTGCGCGCGGGTAACGAGCGCTGA
- a CDS encoding PAC2 family protein: MIELDRLPELVDPVLIAAFEGWNDAGEASSGVIAHLESAWKAEPLIALDPDDYYDFQVTRPVVEMNDGLTRSIVWPTTRLLRARPPGLERDVVLLRGIEPNMRWRSFCADIIEVCRELGVELAVMLGALLNDSPHTRPVPILGSATDAGLARSTNLELSRYEGPTGIVGVLQHAFGEAGLDAVSLWASVPHYVAQPPNPKATLALLRRLEDLLEIPMPLGDLDEEARAWERGVDELASQDSEVAEYVKELEERKDAAELPEASGDAIAAEFERYLRRRDRDTDS, from the coding sequence GTGATAGAGCTCGACAGGCTCCCCGAGCTCGTGGACCCGGTGCTCATAGCCGCGTTCGAGGGGTGGAACGACGCGGGTGAGGCTTCCAGCGGTGTGATCGCCCATCTCGAGTCGGCGTGGAAGGCCGAGCCGCTGATCGCGCTCGACCCCGACGACTACTACGACTTCCAGGTGACCCGTCCCGTGGTGGAGATGAACGACGGGCTGACGCGGTCGATCGTGTGGCCGACCACGCGGCTGCTGCGCGCCCGCCCGCCGGGCCTGGAGCGCGACGTCGTGCTGCTGCGCGGCATCGAGCCCAACATGCGCTGGCGCTCGTTCTGCGCCGACATCATCGAGGTCTGCCGCGAGCTGGGCGTCGAGCTGGCCGTGATGCTGGGCGCGCTGCTCAACGACTCGCCGCACACCCGGCCCGTGCCGATCCTCGGGAGCGCGACGGACGCGGGGCTCGCGCGCTCGACCAACCTCGAGCTGAGCCGCTACGAGGGCCCGACGGGCATCGTCGGGGTGCTGCAGCACGCGTTCGGTGAGGCGGGGCTCGACGCCGTCTCGCTGTGGGCGTCGGTGCCGCACTACGTCGCCCAGCCGCCCAACCCGAAGGCGACGCTGGCGCTGCTGCGCCGCCTGGAGGACCTGCTGGAGATCCCGATGCCCCTGGGCGACCTCGACGAGGAGGCCCGCGCGTGGGAGCGCGGCGTCGACGAGCTGGCCTCGCAGGACAGCGAGGTCGCCGAGTACGTCAAGGAGCTGGAGGAGCGCAAGGACGCCGCCGAGCTGCCCGAGGCGAGCGGCGACGCGATCGCGGCCGAGTTCGAGCGTTACCTCAGGCGCAGAGATCGGGATACTGACAGCTAA
- a CDS encoding universal stress protein, with amino-acid sequence MDVLVSLAARHRADLLVVGNRGLNSLAGRLLGSVPSAVSHRASCDVLIVRTTDGGR; translated from the coding sequence GTGGACGTGCTCGTCTCGCTGGCCGCCAGGCACCGCGCCGACCTGCTCGTGGTGGGCAACCGCGGCCTCAACAGCCTGGCGGGGCGGCTGCTCGGGTCCGTGCCGTCCGCCGTCTCCCACCGCGCCTCGTGCGACGTGCTGATCGTCCGCACCACCGACGGCGGCCGCTGA
- the metH gene encoding methionine synthase: MSISSSFREVLSQRVIVADGAMGTMLQAQDPTLDDFHGHEGCNEVLNVTRPDIVRGVHDAYFAVGVDCVETNTFGANLAALGEYDIADRVHEYSEAGARIAREAADHWSTPDQPRFVLGSMGPGTKLPTLGHLPYASLRDAYRDNAAGLIAGGADALIIETCQDLLQVKAAVVGAKRAIEASGRDIPIIAQVTIETNGAMLLGSEIGAALTAIEPLGVDIVGLNCATGPAEMSEHLRYLARHSRLKLSCMPNAGLPVLTADGAYYPLSAQELADAHGTFTRDYGLSLVGGCCGTTPEHLRQVVERVRGKQVAPRRPHPEPGASSLYQTVPFRQDTSYLAIGERCNTNGSKAFREAMLAGRWDDCVETARDQARDGAHMLDLCVDYVGRDGVADMKELAFRFATASTLPIMLDSTEPAVLQAGLEMLGGRAAVNSVNYEDGDGPDSRFQKIMRLVREHGSAVVALTIDEEGQARTAEWKVRVATRLVEDLTTNWGMRVEDIIVDCLTFPIATGQEETRRDGLETIEAIRELKRRYPGVQTTLGLSNISFGLNPAARMVLNSVFLNECVNAGLDSAIVHASKILPMARIPDEQRQVALDMVYDRRREGYDPLQRFMELFEGVDAAAMRAGKAEELAALPLWERLKRRIIDGERKGLEADLDTALDQRPALEIINDVLLDGMKTVGELFGSGQMQLPFVLQSAEVMKTAVAYLEPHMDRVEGETKGRIVLATVKGDVHDIGKNLVDIILSNNGYQVVNLGIKQPVSAILEAADEQKADVIGMSGLLVKSTVIMKENLEEMNSRGLSERYPVLLGGAALTRAYVEQDLAELFAGEVRYARDAFEGLRLMDAFMAVKRGDKGATLPPLRERRVKTGAVLQRTPVEELPARSDVAADNPVPTAPFHGDRVVKGISLTEYAAFLDERALFLGQWGLKPTRGGSGPDYDELVETEGRPRLRMWLDRIQTEGLLEAAVVYGYFPCVSEGDSLIILDENGGERTRFTFPRQRRDRHLCLSDFFRAKDSGEVDVVGFQVATMGSKISEATAELFAKDAYRDYLELHGLSVQLTEALAEYWHARVRSEWGIGGEESLDDMLKVNIQGCRYSFGYPACPNLEDQKQLFELLDPERIGVTLSEEFQLHPEQATSALVAHHPEAKYFNV; the protein is encoded by the coding sequence ATGAGCATCTCCTCGTCCTTCCGCGAAGTGTTGTCCCAGCGCGTCATCGTGGCCGACGGGGCGATGGGCACGATGCTCCAGGCCCAGGACCCGACACTCGACGACTTCCACGGCCACGAGGGCTGCAACGAGGTGCTCAACGTCACCAGGCCCGACATCGTGCGCGGCGTCCACGACGCCTACTTCGCCGTCGGCGTCGACTGCGTCGAGACCAACACCTTCGGCGCCAACCTCGCCGCGCTCGGCGAGTACGACATCGCCGACCGCGTCCACGAATACTCCGAGGCGGGGGCCAGGATCGCCCGCGAGGCCGCCGACCACTGGTCCACGCCCGACCAGCCGCGCTTCGTCCTCGGCTCCATGGGCCCCGGCACCAAGCTCCCCACGCTCGGCCACCTGCCGTACGCGAGCCTGCGCGACGCCTACCGCGACAACGCGGCGGGCCTGATCGCGGGCGGCGCCGACGCGCTGATCATCGAGACCTGCCAGGACCTGCTCCAGGTCAAGGCCGCCGTCGTCGGCGCCAAGCGTGCCATCGAGGCCTCCGGCCGCGACATCCCGATCATCGCCCAGGTGACCATCGAGACCAACGGCGCCATGCTGCTCGGCTCCGAGATCGGCGCCGCGCTGACCGCGATCGAGCCGCTCGGCGTCGACATCGTGGGCCTCAACTGCGCGACCGGCCCCGCCGAGATGAGCGAGCACCTGCGCTACCTCGCCCGCCACTCGCGGCTCAAGCTGTCCTGCATGCCCAACGCCGGGCTGCCGGTGCTGACGGCCGACGGCGCGTACTATCCGCTGTCGGCGCAGGAGCTGGCCGACGCGCACGGCACGTTCACCCGCGACTACGGCCTGTCGCTGGTCGGCGGCTGCTGCGGCACCACGCCCGAGCACCTGCGCCAGGTGGTCGAGCGGGTGCGGGGCAAGCAGGTCGCGCCGCGCCGCCCGCATCCCGAGCCGGGCGCGTCCTCGCTCTACCAGACGGTGCCGTTCCGGCAGGACACCTCCTACCTGGCCATCGGCGAGCGCTGCAACACCAACGGCTCCAAGGCCTTCCGCGAGGCCATGCTGGCGGGCCGCTGGGACGACTGCGTCGAGACGGCCCGCGACCAGGCCCGCGACGGCGCCCACATGCTCGACCTGTGCGTCGACTACGTCGGCCGCGACGGCGTGGCCGACATGAAGGAGCTGGCGTTCCGGTTCGCCACCGCGTCCACGCTGCCGATCATGCTCGACTCGACCGAGCCCGCCGTGCTGCAGGCCGGCCTCGAGATGCTCGGCGGCCGCGCCGCGGTCAACTCCGTCAACTACGAGGACGGCGACGGCCCCGACTCCCGCTTCCAGAAGATCATGCGCCTCGTGCGCGAGCACGGCTCGGCCGTCGTCGCGCTGACCATCGACGAGGAGGGCCAGGCCCGCACCGCCGAGTGGAAGGTACGCGTGGCCACCCGCCTGGTGGAGGACCTGACCACCAACTGGGGCATGCGGGTCGAGGACATCATCGTCGACTGCCTGACCTTCCCCATCGCCACCGGCCAGGAGGAGACCCGGCGCGACGGCCTGGAGACCATCGAGGCCATCCGCGAGCTCAAGCGGCGCTACCCGGGCGTGCAGACCACGCTGGGCCTGTCCAACATCAGCTTCGGCCTCAACCCGGCCGCCCGCATGGTCCTCAACTCGGTCTTCCTCAACGAGTGCGTCAACGCCGGGCTCGACTCCGCCATCGTGCACGCCTCCAAGATCCTGCCGATGGCCCGCATCCCCGACGAGCAGCGCCAGGTCGCGCTCGACATGGTCTACGACCGGCGCCGCGAGGGCTACGACCCGCTGCAGCGCTTCATGGAGCTGTTCGAGGGCGTCGACGCGGCCGCCATGCGCGCGGGCAAGGCCGAGGAGCTGGCCGCGCTGCCGCTGTGGGAGCGGCTCAAGCGGCGCATCATCGACGGCGAGCGCAAGGGCCTCGAGGCCGACCTCGACACCGCGCTGGACCAGCGGCCGGCCCTCGAGATCATCAACGACGTGCTGCTCGACGGCATGAAGACCGTGGGCGAGCTGTTCGGGTCGGGGCAGATGCAGCTGCCGTTCGTGCTGCAGTCGGCCGAGGTGATGAAGACCGCCGTCGCCTACCTCGAGCCCCACATGGACCGCGTCGAGGGCGAGACGAAGGGCCGCATCGTGCTGGCCACCGTCAAGGGCGACGTCCACGACATCGGCAAGAACCTCGTCGACATCATCCTGTCCAACAACGGCTACCAGGTGGTCAACCTCGGCATCAAGCAGCCGGTCTCGGCCATCCTGGAGGCCGCCGACGAGCAGAAGGCCGACGTCATCGGCATGTCAGGCCTGCTGGTGAAGTCGACGGTCATCATGAAGGAGAACCTGGAGGAGATGAACTCCAGGGGGCTGTCGGAGAGATACCCCGTCCTGCTCGGCGGCGCCGCCCTGACCCGCGCCTACGTCGAGCAGGACCTGGCCGAGCTCTTCGCGGGCGAGGTGCGCTACGCGCGCGACGCGTTCGAGGGGCTGCGGCTGATGGACGCGTTCATGGCCGTCAAGCGCGGCGACAAGGGCGCGACGCTGCCGCCGCTGCGCGAGCGGCGCGTCAAGACCGGCGCGGTGCTGCAGCGCACCCCCGTCGAGGAGCTGCCCGCCCGCTCCGACGTGGCCGCCGACAACCCCGTCCCCACGGCGCCCTTCCACGGCGACCGCGTGGTCAAGGGCATCTCGCTGACCGAGTACGCCGCCTTTCTCGACGAGCGGGCCCTGTTCCTCGGCCAGTGGGGCCTCAAGCCCACCAGGGGCGGCAGCGGTCCCGACTACGACGAGCTGGTCGAGACCGAGGGGCGGCCGCGGCTGCGCATGTGGCTCGACCGCATCCAGACCGAGGGCCTGCTGGAGGCGGCCGTCGTCTACGGCTACTTCCCGTGCGTCTCCGAGGGCGACTCGCTGATCATCCTCGACGAGAACGGCGGCGAACGCACCCGCTTCACGTTCCCGCGCCAGCGCCGCGACCGCCACCTGTGCCTGTCCGACTTCTTCCGCGCCAAGGACTCCGGCGAGGTCGACGTGGTCGGCTTCCAGGTGGCCACCATGGGCTCGAAGATCTCCGAGGCCACGGCCGAGCTGTTCGCCAAGGACGCCTACCGCGACTACCTCGAGCTGCACGGCCTGTCGGTGCAGCTCACCGAGGCGCTGGCCGAATACTGGCACGCCAGGGTGCGCTCGGAGTGGGGGATCGGCGGCGAGGAGTCGCTCGACGACATGCTCAAGGTCAACATCCAGGGCTGCCGCTACTCCTTCGGCTACCCCGCCTGCCCCAACCTGGAGGACCAGAAGCAGCTGTTCGAGCTGCTCGACCCCGAGCGCATCGGGGTGACGCTGTCGGAGGAGTTCCAGCTCCACCCCGAGCAGGCCACCTCCGCGCTGGTCGCCCACCATCCCGAGGCGAAATACTTCAACGTCTGA
- a CDS encoding HAD family phosphatase yields the protein MEAVFFDMDGLLVDSERVWLEIETDVMARLGAPWTPAHQAHLLGGSMERTVDYMLAVSGADVPVETVREWMTGGMVRRLSAGVHVMPGACELLDALRAEDVPVGLVTSSLKEIADAVLKGVGRDRFDVVVTADDVVRTKPDPEPYLTAARLLGVEPVRCVVLEDSPNGVAAATAAGCAVVAVPSLLAIDPAPGRLVVPSLELLGVADLRALITV from the coding sequence GTGGAAGCGGTCTTCTTCGACATGGATGGGCTACTGGTCGACAGCGAGCGGGTCTGGTTGGAGATCGAGACGGACGTGATGGCCCGGCTCGGCGCCCCGTGGACGCCCGCCCACCAGGCCCACCTGCTGGGCGGGTCGATGGAGCGCACGGTCGACTACATGCTGGCCGTGTCCGGGGCCGACGTGCCCGTCGAGACCGTACGGGAGTGGATGACCGGCGGGATGGTGCGACGCCTGTCGGCGGGCGTCCACGTCATGCCCGGGGCCTGCGAGCTGCTCGACGCGCTGCGGGCCGAGGACGTGCCGGTGGGGCTGGTCACCTCGTCGCTGAAGGAGATCGCGGACGCGGTGCTGAAGGGTGTGGGGCGAGACCGGTTCGATGTGGTGGTCACGGCCGACGACGTCGTACGCACCAAGCCGGACCCGGAGCCGTACCTGACGGCCGCGCGGCTGCTGGGAGTGGAGCCGGTGCGGTGCGTGGTGCTGGAGGACTCGCCCAACGGCGTCGCGGCCGCCACGGCGGCGGGCTGCGCGGTGGTGGCGGTCCCGAGCCTGCTGGCCATCGATCCCGCGCCCGGCCGCCTGGTGGTCCCGTCGCTGGAGCTCCTCGGCGTCGCCGACCTGCGCGCCCTCATCACGGTCTGA
- a CDS encoding cellulose synthase, giving the protein MYEQLAALWLPLCAGVTALGLGLSFLAFRRRGVAAGMRVAAWALLPVAAYLTGALQALWNIGATAVGFVTGLVLNPFVWAGIAVAGLSAVLFVVSGVIRGRKLSSARKKTAGEAPEIPPSANKTPTKPQRPAVAAQQKPKGDDDFSDIEELLKRRGIS; this is encoded by the coding sequence ATGTACGAACAGCTCGCGGCGTTGTGGTTGCCGCTGTGCGCGGGCGTGACCGCGCTCGGCCTGGGGCTCAGCTTCCTGGCCTTCAGGCGCAGGGGAGTGGCCGCGGGTATGCGGGTGGCGGCGTGGGCCTTGCTGCCGGTGGCCGCCTACCTGACGGGGGCGCTGCAGGCGCTGTGGAACATCGGCGCGACCGCCGTCGGCTTCGTCACCGGGCTGGTGCTCAACCCGTTCGTCTGGGCGGGCATCGCCGTGGCCGGGCTGTCCGCGGTGCTGTTCGTCGTGTCGGGCGTCATCCGCGGCAGGAAGCTCTCGAGCGCACGGAAGAAGACCGCCGGCGAGGCTCCGGAAATTCCGCCTTCAGCGAACAAAACGCCCACCAAGCCGCAGCGGCCCGCCGTCGCCGCGCAGCAGAAACCGAAGGGCGACGACGACTTCTCTGACATCGAAGAGCTGCTCAAGCGCCGCGGCATCAGCTGA